DNA sequence from the Flavobacterium lipolyticum genome:
TTTTTGATCTATTTAGAACTTTGAAAATTTCAAAACCAAATTCTTAAAAACATAATTGAATGAAAGATCTACCTTAAGTTTTACTCCATTTTAAACTAGCACATCCATGTACTGTATCTACCTAAAAACAACTCTACTACTTTAACATTCTCCAACTAATACACTAGAAAAATTAAGGAGTTGTCGCTTTACCCTTATATTTAAATAATTCATAACGTAAAAATATTTCATGCGAGCCAGAGTTATACTTGTTCAAATTGGTCGTTTCCCAATCATAACCATAGCCAATATACAGTGAGTCACTAACCTGAAATCCTGCCATAGCGCTTATTGCAGCGCTCCATCTGTAGGCTGCGCCAACGACGAGTTTATCGATAAACATAAAGTTTGCCGAAACATCTGCCTGTAATGGAGCTCCATCGACCATTTTTAAAAATGCAGCTGGTTTGAATTTTACATCCGAGCCGAAATCGAATACATAGCCCGCCATAAAATAATAATTAATTCTACTCTTGTATATGGCAATATCATTATCATTGTAACGGTTGGTTTCAATAAAATTCGGAACCGATAAACCTAAATAGGCTTTACTGGAATGCCAATAGATTCCGGCTCCGATATTGGGTTTAAAAATATTGTCTAAATTCTGGAATTGTGGATCTCCCTGATGGAGAGTATTGAGTTTATTAACGTCCAAACTGAATAGACTTCCAGTTGCTTTGAGACCAAATGAAAGTTTGAAATCTGAAGAAGTTTGTACGGAATAAGAAAGATCAGCAGAAAA
Encoded proteins:
- a CDS encoding PorP/SprF family type IX secretion system membrane protein, encoding MRKLVLVLMFFSVMGFAQQDAQFTQYMYNTITINPAYAGSRGVLSIFGLYRTQWIGLDGAPKTSSFSVNSPINNSNLGVGFSFVNDKIGPTNESTFSADLSYSVQTSSDFKLSFGLKATGSLFSLDVNKLNTLHQGDPQFQNLDNIFKPNIGAGIYWHSSKAYLGLSVPNFIETNRYNDNDIAIYKSRINYYFMAGYVFDFGSDVKFKPAAFLKMVDGAPLQADVSANFMFIDKLVVGAAYRWSAAISAMAGFQVSDSLYIGYGYDWETTNLNKYNSGSHEIFLRYELFKYKGKATTP